A window of Aquitalea denitrificans contains these coding sequences:
- the aat gene encoding leucyl/phenylalanyl-tRNA--protein transferase, with the protein MIPWLGQELVFPPVRTALAEPDGLLAAGGDLSPARLLQAYTQGIFPWFSEGEPILWWSPSRRMVLFPEQLHVRRSLDKVLRNRPFRVTVDTAFRQVIEACAAPRDGAAGTWIIPPMVEAYCRLHALGIAHSFEVWMDGELAGGLYGVGLGRMFYGESMFSHRTDASKIAFVHMARHLAGQGVRMIDCQMHTPHLESLGATLIPRTLFLAKLKQSTLEPQADSMWIYHFDNEPS; encoded by the coding sequence ATGATTCCCTGGCTTGGCCAAGAACTGGTTTTTCCTCCGGTTCGTACCGCACTGGCCGAGCCGGATGGCCTGCTGGCCGCGGGCGGCGACCTGTCGCCTGCCCGCCTGCTGCAGGCTTACACCCAGGGCATCTTCCCCTGGTTTTCCGAGGGCGAGCCCATCCTGTGGTGGTCGCCTTCCCGGCGCATGGTGCTGTTTCCCGAACAGCTGCACGTCCGGCGCTCGCTGGACAAGGTGCTGCGCAACCGCCCCTTCCGTGTCACCGTCGATACCGCTTTCCGGCAGGTGATTGAAGCCTGTGCCGCCCCGCGCGATGGCGCGGCCGGGACCTGGATCATTCCCCCCATGGTTGAGGCCTATTGCAGGTTGCATGCGCTGGGCATCGCCCATTCGTTTGAAGTATGGATGGATGGCGAGCTTGCCGGTGGCTTGTACGGCGTTGGTTTGGGGAGGATGTTCTATGGAGAATCAATGTTTTCGCACCGCACGGATGCCTCCAAGATTGCCTTTGTCCACATGGCTCGCCACCTGGCCGGGCAAGGTGTGCGGATGATCGACTGCCAGATGCATACCCCACATCTGGAAAGCCTGGGCGCGACACTGATTCCAAGAACCTTATTTCTTGCTAAGCTGAAGCAGAGTACGCTTGAACCCCAGGCGGACAGTATGTGGATCTATCACTTCGACAATGAGCCATCGTGA
- the fur gene encoding ferric iron uptake transcriptional regulator, translating to MSKASHLKDIGLKATGPRLKILDLFEMTEDRHMSAEDVYRKLLAENIDIGLATIYRVLTQFEQAGILVRHHFESGKAVYELNQGGHHDHMVCVKCGSVMEFFDPEIEALQDRIAEQHGFRIAEHALYLYGECVECQGKSGSK from the coding sequence ATGAGCAAAGCCAGTCACCTTAAAGATATCGGCCTGAAGGCTACCGGTCCACGTCTGAAAATTCTTGACCTGTTCGAGATGACAGAAGACCGCCACATGTCTGCCGAAGATGTCTACCGCAAACTGCTGGCCGAAAATATCGATATCGGTCTGGCCACCATTTACCGTGTGCTCACCCAGTTCGAACAGGCGGGCATTCTGGTGCGCCACCATTTCGAGTCCGGTAAGGCGGTATACGAACTGAACCAGGGCGGCCATCACGACCACATGGTATGTGTGAAGTGTGGCAGCGTAATGGAGTTCTTCGACCCGGAAATCGAAGCACTGCAGGATCGTATCGCTGAGCAGCATGGTTTCCGCATTGCCGAACACGCGCTGTACCTGTATGGCGAATGTGTCGAATGCCAGGGCAAGTCCGGCAGTAAATAA
- a CDS encoding outer membrane protein assembly factor BamE: MRALIIAAVIALSGCTSMNPVHWISPYKMEIQQGNYVTADAVAKLKPGMTRSQVRFLLGTPLLTDAFHSNRWDYPYQDTKQGKLVDKTLLTVFFEGDTMVRVEGTAQPAERAVLPVDASAPAQQAQPASQEGQKQ, encoded by the coding sequence ATGCGCGCCCTGATCATCGCTGCCGTCATTGCCCTCTCCGGCTGCACCTCCATGAATCCCGTCCACTGGATTTCTCCCTATAAAATGGAAATCCAGCAGGGCAACTATGTCACGGCAGATGCTGTGGCCAAACTCAAACCCGGCATGACCCGCTCGCAGGTCCGCTTCCTGCTGGGCACGCCGCTGCTGACAGATGCCTTCCACAGCAACCGCTGGGACTATCCTTATCAGGATACCAAGCAGGGCAAGCTGGTGGACAAGACGCTGCTGACCGTGTTCTTTGAAGGCGACACCATGGTACGGGTAGAAGGCACGGCACAACCGGCCGAGCGCGCCGTCCTGCCGGTTGATGCCTCGGCTCCGGCCCAGCAGGCACAGCCTGCCTCGCAGGAAGGTCAGAAACAATGA
- the dapB gene encoding 4-hydroxy-tetrahydrodipicolinate reductase translates to MSELKVIIVGAAGRMGRTLIESVLAIPGVRLHAAVDRAGSDFIGQDAGLFIGQQTGVKISSDFAAALPGADVVIDFTRPEATLAYLEECQQHAVQMIIGTTGFDDAGKATIKAAAEKIGIVFASNFSVGVNLTFKLLDMAARVLNEGYDIEITEAHHRFKVDAPSGTALRMGEVIADALGRDLKQCAVYGREGVTGERDPNTIGFATVRAGDVVGDHTVLFAALGERVEITHKASSRATFANGAVRAAKWLAEKPAGLFDMQDVLGLR, encoded by the coding sequence ATGAGCGAATTGAAAGTCATCATTGTTGGTGCTGCCGGTCGCATGGGCCGCACGCTGATTGAATCCGTACTGGCTATTCCGGGCGTGCGCCTCCACGCCGCAGTGGATCGTGCCGGCTCGGACTTCATTGGCCAGGATGCAGGCCTGTTCATCGGCCAGCAGACCGGCGTCAAGATTTCCAGCGACTTCGCGGCTGCCCTGCCCGGAGCAGATGTAGTCATCGACTTTACCCGTCCGGAAGCAACACTGGCCTATCTGGAAGAGTGCCAACAGCATGCGGTGCAGATGATCATCGGCACTACCGGTTTCGATGATGCCGGCAAGGCGACCATCAAGGCCGCTGCCGAAAAAATCGGCATCGTGTTTGCCTCCAACTTCAGTGTCGGGGTCAACCTCACCTTCAAGCTGCTGGACATGGCAGCCCGCGTACTGAACGAAGGCTACGACATCGAAATCACCGAGGCCCACCACCGCTTCAAGGTGGACGCTCCCTCCGGTACCGCCCTGCGCATGGGTGAAGTGATTGCCGACGCACTGGGCCGTGATCTGAAGCAATGTGCCGTTTATGGCCGTGAAGGCGTAACCGGCGAACGTGACCCCAACACCATCGGCTTTGCCACCGTGCGTGCAGGCGATGTAGTGGGCGATCATACCGTGCTGTTTGCCGCCCTGGGCGAGCGTGTGGAAATCACGCACAAGGCCTCCAGCCGCGCCACTTTTGCCAACGGTGCCGTACGTGCTGCCAAATGGCTGGCTGAAAAGCCTGCCGGCCTGTTTGACATGCAGGATGTTCTGGGTCTGCGCTAA